A section of the Pimelobacter simplex genome encodes:
- a CDS encoding amino acid permease, whose protein sequence is MSLFRTKSVEQSIADTDEPGHRLRKDLSALDLTVFGVGVIIGAGIFVLTGTVAASNAGPALALSFVIAAVACGLAALCYAELASTVPVAGSAYTFSYATLGELVAWIIGWDLVLEFTVGAAALSTGFSAYLQEVLSIVDVTLPTQISSAATGVVDLPAMVIALLVTFLLVRGTKFSSRINQVVVALKLVVVAAVIVVGIAHIKLSNWTPFIPDAQPAPQSEGGFADVPLITSLLGLEPAVFGIAGVISGAAIVFFAFIGFDIVATTAEETKNPQRDVPIGILGSLAIVTVLYAAVSLVVTGVRSYQDIDPNSAAPLADAFKAAGVSWMPDLISIGACIGLVVVAMILMLGQTRVAFAMARDGLLPRPLAKVHPTYGSPYRITIVTGIGVAALAGFVDLSTLAHLVNIGTLFAFMLVSIGVVVLRRSRPDLPRGFRTPFAPLVAAVSTLMCFYLMLNLTGDTWIRFLAWMAIGVVVYFLYGRRHSRLGAAEKERGNSLSA, encoded by the coding sequence GTGAGCCTGTTCCGCACCAAGTCCGTCGAGCAGTCGATCGCCGACACCGACGAGCCCGGCCACCGGCTGCGCAAGGACCTCTCCGCGCTCGACCTGACGGTCTTCGGCGTCGGCGTGATCATCGGCGCCGGCATCTTCGTGCTCACCGGCACCGTCGCGGCCAGCAACGCCGGCCCGGCGCTCGCCCTGAGCTTCGTCATCGCCGCCGTCGCCTGCGGCCTCGCCGCGCTCTGCTACGCCGAGCTCGCCTCGACCGTGCCGGTCGCGGGCAGCGCCTACACGTTCAGCTACGCCACGCTCGGCGAGCTGGTCGCCTGGATCATCGGCTGGGACCTGGTGCTCGAGTTCACCGTCGGCGCCGCAGCGCTGTCGACGGGCTTCTCGGCGTACCTCCAAGAGGTGCTGAGCATCGTCGACGTCACGCTGCCCACCCAGATCAGCTCGGCGGCGACCGGCGTGGTCGACCTGCCCGCGATGGTGATCGCGCTGCTGGTCACCTTCCTGCTGGTGCGCGGCACGAAATTCTCCAGCCGGATCAACCAGGTCGTCGTCGCGCTCAAGCTCGTCGTGGTCGCCGCGGTCATCGTGGTCGGCATCGCGCACATCAAGCTCAGCAACTGGACGCCGTTCATCCCCGACGCCCAGCCCGCCCCGCAGTCCGAGGGCGGCTTCGCCGACGTCCCGCTCATCACCAGCCTGCTCGGCCTGGAGCCCGCGGTCTTCGGCATCGCCGGGGTCATCTCGGGCGCGGCCATCGTGTTCTTCGCCTTCATCGGCTTCGACATCGTCGCCACCACGGCCGAGGAGACCAAGAACCCCCAGCGCGACGTGCCCATCGGCATCCTCGGCTCGCTGGCGATCGTCACCGTGCTCTACGCCGCGGTCAGCCTCGTCGTCACCGGCGTGCGCTCCTACCAGGACATCGACCCCAACAGCGCCGCGCCGCTCGCCGACGCCTTCAAGGCCGCCGGTGTGAGCTGGATGCCCGACCTCATCTCGATCGGCGCGTGCATCGGGCTGGTCGTGGTCGCGATGATCCTCATGCTGGGCCAGACCCGGGTCGCCTTCGCGATGGCCCGCGACGGGCTGCTCCCGCGGCCGCTGGCCAAGGTGCACCCGACCTACGGCTCGCCCTACCGGATCACCATCGTGACCGGCATCGGCGTGGCCGCGCTGGCCGGCTTCGTCGACCTCAGCACGCTGGCCCACCTGGTCAACATCGGCACGCTCTTCGCGTTCATGCTGGTGAGCATCGGCGTGGTCGTCCTGCGCCGGTCCCGCCCGGACCTCCCGCGCGGCTTCCGGACGCCGTTCGCGCCGCTCGTGGCCGCCGTCTCGACGCTGATGTGCTTCTACCTGATGCTCAACCTGACCGGCGACACCTGGATCCGGTTCCTGGCCTGGATGGCGATCGGCGTCGTCGTCTACTTCCTCTACGGACGCCGGCACAGCCGCCTCGGCGCCGCGGAGAAGGAGCGGGGGAATAGTCTTTCCGCGTGA
- a CDS encoding Lrp/AsnC family transcriptional regulator, whose product MARYVDERSREIKIDEIDEILLWELTTDGRMSNNDLARKAGIAPSTCHARVKRLTNLGVIKSVNAFVNYEALGFPIQAIVFVRLQAQARNQVKTYASRVIQFPQVINVFFMGGPDDFLIHVACTSSSQLRDFVATKLSAGPVAATTTSIMFDHLIGVQHMEYVTGYEEMRHPVR is encoded by the coding sequence ATGGCGCGCTACGTCGACGAGCGTTCGCGAGAGATCAAGATCGACGAGATCGACGAGATCCTGCTGTGGGAGCTGACGACCGACGGCCGGATGTCCAACAACGACCTGGCCCGCAAGGCGGGCATCGCCCCGTCGACCTGCCACGCCCGGGTCAAGCGCCTCACGAACCTCGGGGTGATCAAGTCGGTCAACGCCTTCGTCAACTACGAGGCGCTCGGGTTCCCGATCCAGGCCATCGTCTTCGTGCGGTTGCAGGCCCAGGCGCGCAACCAGGTCAAGACCTATGCGAGCCGGGTGATCCAGTTCCCCCAGGTGATCAACGTCTTCTTCATGGGCGGTCCCGACGACTTCCTGATCCACGTCGCGTGCACGTCGAGCTCGCAGCTGCGCGACTTCGTCGCCACCAAGCTCAGCGCCGGACCGGTGGCGGCCACCACGACGAGCATCATGTTCGACCACCTGATCGGCGTGCAGCACATGGAGTACGTCACCGGGTACGAGGAGATGAGGCACCCGGTGCGCTGA
- a CDS encoding acyl-CoA thioesterase produces MTDLGEKREMGEATRKLVSLLDLEQLDTDLFRGQQPETIRQRVYGGQVAAQALIAATRTVDDGMHVHSLHSYFLLPGDYTVPIIYDVERIRDGRSFATRRVLARQHGRPIYYQSLNFQRAEEGLEHQDLMPDVKPPDEGLNLMQLMADRGTDDGLSKEWAALDVRWLGSSAYGLDALDASRPSQARAWIRVDGRLSDDPIEHLATFTYASDVSILGAALAAHPKHTPDKVQMASLDHTIWFHRPFRADEWWLYDQWSPSASGGRGLALGRVFTQDGTLVATVAQEGLIRPTRRD; encoded by the coding sequence GTGACCGACCTGGGTGAGAAGCGCGAGATGGGCGAGGCCACGCGCAAGCTGGTCTCGCTGCTCGACCTGGAGCAGCTCGACACCGACCTGTTCCGCGGCCAGCAGCCCGAGACCATCCGGCAGCGCGTCTACGGCGGCCAGGTCGCCGCCCAGGCCCTCATCGCCGCCACCCGCACGGTCGACGACGGCATGCACGTCCACTCGCTGCACTCGTACTTCCTGCTGCCCGGCGACTACACGGTCCCGATCATCTACGACGTCGAGCGCATCCGCGACGGCCGCTCGTTCGCCACCCGCCGGGTCCTCGCCCGCCAGCACGGCCGGCCGATCTACTACCAGTCGCTCAACTTCCAGCGCGCCGAGGAGGGCCTGGAGCACCAGGACCTCATGCCCGACGTCAAGCCGCCCGACGAGGGCCTCAACCTCATGCAGCTCATGGCCGACCGCGGCACCGACGACGGCCTCAGCAAGGAGTGGGCCGCCCTCGACGTGCGCTGGCTCGGCAGCTCGGCCTACGGTCTCGACGCCCTCGACGCCTCCCGCCCCTCCCAGGCCCGCGCCTGGATCCGCGTCGACGGCCGGCTCAGCGACGACCCGATCGAGCACCTCGCCACGTTCACCTACGCCAGCGACGTCTCCATCCTCGGCGCCGCGCTCGCCGCCCACCCGAAGCACACCCCCGACAAGGTCCAGATGGCCTCGCTCGACCACACCATCTGGTTCCACCGGCCCTTCCGCGCCGACGAGTGGTGGCTCTACGACCAGTGGTCGCCGTCCGCCTCGGGTGGGCGCGGCCTCGCGCTGGGCCGGGTGTTCACCCAGGACGGGACGCTCGTCGCGACCGTCGCCCAGGAGGGGCTGATCCGGCCCACCCGCCGGGACTGA
- a CDS encoding peptidase MA family metallohydrolase: MVRARARSLVAVLALALLPLAACSDDPPPPTYSGAAYEDVAAQMQATLKVRAAGLRRHDVARFRRSLDRSDATLVGDQQVYFDNIEQLPVGKLRYLVDDATITPVEGTGDYSAEVTLVLRLDGYDAVPARTRGRFRFTPSSGGQGLVVAATTDRQWTTDHPGNAQPWDLGPIRVEQAVGVLGIFDDDTVADAREVLDAASAGRYDVRSVVAADDSPVSSGVVVYAVRDAAFLRGLAGQTVGDPDRADGLTIAVPADSHDPARGVASYRVYLNPRVLTQQPAVLGRLVRHELTHATLGERARGVPLWLNEGVAEYVSVRPMAPDRRRLPAAALRVGAAATDLPGAAQFSGPDAEAWYAVSWWVCEYIASVYGEQTLFALLDRFRDGADQDEVVTGLLGVTSAQLVQRGVALMTTTYRG, translated from the coding sequence ATGGTCCGCGCTAGGGCGCGATCCCTCGTCGCGGTCCTCGCGCTGGCGCTGCTCCCGCTGGCTGCCTGCTCCGACGACCCGCCGCCGCCGACCTACTCCGGAGCGGCGTACGAGGACGTCGCCGCCCAGATGCAGGCGACCCTCAAGGTCCGCGCCGCCGGCCTGCGCCGCCACGACGTGGCCCGCTTCCGGCGCAGCCTCGACCGCTCGGACGCCACACTGGTCGGTGACCAGCAGGTCTACTTCGACAACATCGAGCAGCTGCCCGTCGGCAAGCTCCGCTACCTCGTCGACGACGCCACGATCACGCCCGTCGAGGGCACCGGCGACTACTCGGCCGAGGTGACGCTCGTGCTGCGTCTCGACGGGTACGACGCCGTCCCCGCCCGCACCCGCGGCCGGTTCCGGTTCACGCCGTCGAGCGGCGGCCAGGGTCTCGTCGTGGCCGCGACCACCGACCGCCAGTGGACGACCGACCACCCCGGCAACGCCCAGCCCTGGGACCTCGGCCCGATCCGGGTCGAGCAGGCGGTGGGCGTGCTCGGGATCTTCGACGACGACACGGTCGCCGACGCCCGCGAGGTGCTCGACGCGGCCAGTGCCGGGCGCTACGACGTGCGCAGCGTGGTCGCCGCCGACGACTCGCCGGTGAGCAGCGGCGTCGTGGTCTACGCCGTGCGCGACGCCGCCTTCCTGCGCGGCCTGGCCGGGCAGACCGTCGGCGACCCCGACCGCGCCGACGGGCTCACCATCGCCGTGCCGGCCGACTCCCACGACCCGGCGCGCGGGGTGGCGTCGTACCGGGTCTACCTCAACCCGCGCGTCCTCACCCAGCAGCCGGCCGTGCTCGGCCGGCTGGTGCGCCACGAGCTCACCCACGCCACGCTGGGCGAGCGTGCCCGCGGCGTCCCGCTGTGGCTCAACGAGGGCGTCGCCGAGTACGTCTCGGTCCGCCCGATGGCCCCCGACCGCCGCCGGCTCCCCGCCGCCGCGCTCCGGGTCGGCGCCGCGGCCACCGACCTGCCCGGTGCCGCCCAGTTCTCGGGCCCCGACGCCGAGGCCTGGTACGCCGTGTCGTGGTGGGTGTGCGAGTACATCGCCAGCGTCTACGGCGAGCAGACCCTCTTCGCGCTCCTCGACCGGTTCCGCGACGGCGCGGACCAGGACGAGGTCGTCACCGGCCTGCTGGGCGTCACCAGCGCCCAGCTCGTCCAGCGCGGGGTCGCGCTCATGACCACGACCTACCGCGGCTGA
- a CDS encoding transketolase yields MIPPKDTPERQAALDRLTERARFVRLETVRLSRVAGAGHYTSSFSAAELFAALYYAVLDLRPDEPAWPDRDRFVLSKGHAAIGLYPVLADLGFFPPSDLDTYTRLGSPFGDHPDMKKVAGIDFSSGSLGHGLSIAVGMALGARIGERPYRTFCMLGDGELHEGQVWEAANAAGHYRLGRLVAIVDRNQLCIDGFTDDVMSVEPVEDRFAAFGWQTHRVDGHDLDAVLDVFDALPDGPDGPPQVIVADTVKGRGVRLMEFNPDWHVGNLVGADYDDVIAELQAGLQPMEAAK; encoded by the coding sequence ATGATCCCGCCGAAGGACACCCCCGAGCGGCAGGCCGCGCTCGACCGCCTCACCGAACGCGCCCGGTTCGTCCGGCTCGAGACCGTGCGCCTGTCCCGGGTCGCCGGGGCCGGCCACTACACCTCGTCGTTCTCGGCCGCCGAGCTGTTCGCCGCGCTGTACTACGCGGTGCTCGACCTGCGGCCCGACGAGCCGGCCTGGCCCGACCGCGACCGCTTCGTGCTGAGCAAGGGGCACGCGGCGATCGGGCTGTACCCGGTGCTGGCCGACCTGGGCTTCTTCCCGCCCTCGGACCTCGACACCTACACCCGGCTCGGCAGCCCGTTCGGCGACCACCCGGACATGAAGAAGGTCGCCGGCATCGACTTCAGCTCCGGCTCGCTCGGGCACGGGCTCTCGATCGCGGTCGGCATGGCGCTGGGCGCCCGCATCGGCGAGCGCCCGTACCGCACGTTCTGCATGCTCGGCGACGGCGAGCTGCACGAGGGCCAGGTCTGGGAGGCCGCCAACGCCGCCGGGCACTACCGGCTCGGCCGGCTCGTGGCGATCGTGGACCGCAACCAGCTCTGCATCGACGGCTTCACCGACGACGTGATGAGCGTCGAGCCCGTCGAGGACCGGTTCGCCGCCTTCGGCTGGCAGACCCACCGGGTCGACGGCCACGACCTCGACGCCGTGCTCGACGTCTTCGACGCCCTGCCGGACGGTCCGGACGGACCGCCGCAGGTGATCGTGGCCGACACGGTCAAGGGCCGCGGGGTGCGGCTCATGGAGTTCAACCCGGACTGGCACGTCGGCAACCTCGTCGGCGCCGACTACGACGACGTGATCGCGGAGCTGCAGGCCGGCCTGCAGCCGATGGAGGCAGCGAAGTGA
- a CDS encoding aminotransferase class III-fold pyridoxal phosphate-dependent enzyme, with amino-acid sequence MSAATTVTAAREAGLAARARLVIPGGGYGHMNVSGFSATLPQYMAGGNGSRVTDADGTTYLDFMCGWGPIVLGHQHPAVQRAVADQAARGDCLNGTPPVMVELAELLVDTVAHADWALLAKNGTDATTACLTIARAATGRRKVLVAHGAYHGAIPWCTPGTAGVTPEDRAHLDYFEYNDLASVQAAADRAGDDLAAVIVCPFRHDVGRDQELADPAFARGVRELCDRTGAALVLDDVRCGFRLDLAGSWEPLGVRPDLSAWSKAIANGYALAAVTGTDALRDAAQGIYATGSFWFSAVSMAAAVATITELRETDALARIERAGSRLRAGLDRQAAAHGFAVVQSGPVQMPLLRFAGDDDFTLTRAWTDEAGARGVYVHPYHNWFLGAAHTDADIDEALDRTDGAFAALARR; translated from the coding sequence ATGAGCGCCGCGACCACCGTGACCGCGGCCCGGGAGGCCGGACTGGCCGCGCGGGCGCGCCTGGTGATCCCCGGCGGCGGCTACGGCCACATGAACGTCAGCGGGTTCTCCGCCACGCTGCCGCAGTACATGGCGGGCGGGAACGGCAGCCGGGTCACCGATGCCGACGGCACCACCTACCTGGACTTCATGTGCGGGTGGGGGCCGATCGTGCTCGGGCACCAGCACCCGGCGGTGCAGCGGGCGGTCGCCGACCAGGCCGCCCGCGGCGACTGCCTCAACGGGACGCCTCCGGTCATGGTGGAGCTGGCCGAGCTACTGGTCGACACCGTCGCGCACGCGGACTGGGCGCTGCTGGCCAAGAACGGCACCGACGCCACGACGGCGTGCCTGACGATCGCGCGGGCGGCGACCGGCCGCCGCAAGGTGCTGGTCGCCCACGGGGCGTACCACGGCGCGATCCCCTGGTGCACGCCCGGGACCGCCGGGGTCACGCCCGAGGACCGCGCGCACCTGGACTACTTCGAGTACAACGACCTCGCCTCGGTGCAGGCCGCCGCGGACCGCGCCGGCGACGACCTGGCGGCGGTGATCGTGTGCCCGTTCCGCCACGACGTGGGCCGCGACCAGGAGCTCGCCGACCCGGCGTTCGCCCGCGGCGTGCGGGAGCTGTGCGACCGGACCGGCGCGGCGCTGGTCCTCGACGACGTCCGCTGCGGGTTCCGGCTCGACCTCGCCGGGAGCTGGGAGCCGCTCGGCGTACGGCCGGACCTGTCGGCCTGGTCCAAGGCCATCGCCAACGGCTACGCCCTCGCCGCGGTCACCGGCACCGACGCCCTGCGCGACGCCGCTCAGGGGATCTACGCGACCGGGTCGTTCTGGTTCTCGGCCGTCTCGATGGCCGCGGCGGTCGCGACCATCACCGAGCTCCGCGAGACCGACGCGCTGGCCCGGATCGAGCGCGCGGGCAGCCGGCTGCGCGCGGGGCTCGACCGGCAGGCGGCGGCCCACGGGTTCGCGGTGGTCCAGTCGGGTCCGGTGCAGATGCCGCTGCTCCGGTTCGCCGGGGACGACGACTTCACGCTGACCCGGGCCTGGACGGACGAGGCGGGCGCGCGCGGGGTCTACGTGCACCCGTACCACAACTGGTTCCTCGGGGCCGCCCACACCGACGCCGACATCGACGAGGCGCTCGACCGCACCGACGGTGCGTTCGCGGCCCTGGCCCGCCGATGA
- a CDS encoding proteasome assembly chaperone family protein translates to MTSSTRLVHIVDEVPELEGVETLPMIVALEGFLDAGNAGALACRHLVRTGAASPEGGGVVVATFDVDELHDYRARRPPLTFARDHYEGYEAPRLVVRMLRDAGGSPYLLLHGPEPDIRWEAFCRAVRAVIERFGVALVVSMGSVPMAVPHTRPIAITHHANNPDLITGTSPWRGELRVPSSVQALLEVRLGEWGHDAQGFVAHVPHYLAQLDYPRASLSLLEQVELAARLTIDLTEVRELADDREDEITRYLSANDEVADVVTALEQQYDTFARAEEEGSSLLAEDEPLPTGEEIGRQFEQFLAGLEGPDETGGTP, encoded by the coding sequence GTGACCTCATCGACCCGCCTCGTCCACATCGTCGACGAGGTGCCCGAGCTCGAGGGTGTCGAGACGCTGCCGATGATCGTCGCGCTCGAGGGATTCCTCGACGCGGGCAACGCCGGCGCGCTCGCCTGCCGGCACCTGGTCCGCACCGGTGCGGCCTCGCCCGAGGGCGGCGGCGTCGTGGTCGCGACCTTCGACGTCGACGAGCTGCACGACTACCGGGCCCGCCGGCCCCCGCTCACGTTCGCGCGCGACCACTACGAGGGCTACGAGGCCCCGCGGCTCGTCGTACGGATGCTGCGGGACGCGGGCGGCTCGCCGTACCTGCTGCTGCACGGGCCGGAGCCCGACATCCGCTGGGAGGCGTTCTGCCGCGCGGTGCGCGCGGTGATCGAGCGCTTCGGCGTGGCGCTGGTCGTCTCGATGGGATCCGTGCCGATGGCCGTGCCGCACACCCGGCCCATCGCGATCACCCACCACGCCAACAACCCCGACCTGATCACCGGCACCAGCCCGTGGCGCGGTGAGCTCCGCGTGCCCAGCAGCGTCCAGGCGCTGCTCGAGGTCCGGCTGGGGGAGTGGGGCCACGACGCCCAGGGCTTCGTCGCCCACGTGCCGCACTACCTGGCCCAGCTCGACTACCCGCGCGCCTCACTCTCGCTGCTGGAGCAGGTCGAGCTCGCCGCCCGGCTGACCATCGACCTGACCGAGGTCCGCGAGCTCGCCGACGACCGCGAGGACGAGATCACCCGCTACCTCTCCGCCAACGACGAGGTCGCCGACGTCGTCACCGCGCTGGAGCAGCAGTACGACACCTTCGCCCGCGCCGAGGAAGAGGGCAGCAGCCTCCTCGCCGAGGACGAGCCGCTGCCCACCGGAGAAGAGATCGGCCGCCAGTTCGAGCAGTTCCTGGCCGGGCTCGAGGGCCCCGACGAGACCGGAGGCACCCCGTGA
- a CDS encoding transketolase family protein: MTTFQDQAEIFGGGATELREEGSFDGSDVSSIPAFVFGEELADLADHDPRIVVLTADLASANRATDFSARHPERFFNLGIAEKGMITTAAGIASCGYVPFAATFASFSALLCAEQIRTDCAYPRMPVRIVGHHSGMSMGFYGTSHHALEDLGILRTFAELTVVCATDANHLRAVLRAAADHPGAMYIRLGRGRDPEVYADVPDITLGKAVRLQDGTDLTIIATGSEVHPALEAAAELAGEGISTRVVDMHTIAPLDVDEVLAAARETGAVLTVEEHNTTNGLGTAVAEALFAGGAPPVRFRKHGVPDEYVPVGPPAALYAAYRLDARGIAAVARELLG; encoded by the coding sequence ATGACCACCTTCCAGGACCAGGCCGAGATCTTCGGCGGCGGGGCGACCGAGCTGCGGGAGGAGGGCTCCTTCGACGGGAGCGACGTCAGCTCGATCCCGGCGTTCGTCTTCGGCGAGGAGCTCGCCGACCTCGCCGACCACGACCCGCGGATCGTCGTACTGACCGCGGACCTCGCCAGCGCCAACCGCGCCACCGACTTCAGCGCGCGGCACCCGGAGCGCTTCTTCAACCTCGGCATCGCCGAGAAGGGGATGATCACCACCGCGGCCGGCATCGCATCGTGCGGCTACGTGCCGTTCGCGGCGACGTTCGCCTCGTTCTCCGCGCTGCTGTGCGCCGAGCAGATCCGCACCGACTGCGCCTACCCGCGGATGCCCGTGCGCATCGTCGGGCACCACTCCGGCATGTCGATGGGCTTCTACGGCACCAGCCACCACGCCCTGGAGGACCTCGGCATCCTGCGGACCTTCGCCGAGCTGACGGTCGTGTGCGCCACCGACGCCAACCACCTGCGCGCAGTGCTGCGGGCGGCTGCCGACCACCCCGGGGCGATGTACATCCGGCTCGGCCGCGGGCGCGACCCCGAGGTGTACGCCGACGTCCCCGACATCACCCTGGGCAAGGCCGTCCGCCTCCAGGACGGCACGGACCTCACGATCATCGCGACCGGCAGCGAGGTGCACCCCGCGCTGGAGGCGGCGGCCGAGCTCGCCGGCGAGGGCATCAGCACGCGCGTCGTGGACATGCACACGATCGCGCCGCTCGACGTCGACGAGGTGCTCGCCGCGGCGCGCGAGACGGGCGCCGTCCTCACCGTCGAGGAGCACAACACCACCAACGGCCTGGGCACTGCGGTCGCCGAGGCGCTCTTCGCCGGCGGCGCTCCGCCCGTGCGGTTCCGCAAGCACGGCGTGCCCGACGAGTACGTGCCGGTCGGTCCCCCGGCCGCGCTGTACGCCGCCTACCGCCTGGACGCCCGCGGGATCGCGGCGGTCGCCCGGGAGCTCCTCGGATGA
- a CDS encoding alcohol dehydrogenase catalytic domain-containing protein, with product MRITGAVLEEIGRPRPYAVSRPITVAELELGEPGPTELLVKVEAAGVCHSDLSVVDGNRVRPTPMLLGHEAAGIVVRTGAAVTDVAPGQRVVMSFLPRCEQCEACGQGGRMPCPAGTAANNAGALLHGSRRLTRPGGETVQHHLGVSGFATHAVIDRASAVPVDADIPPDVAAVLGCAVLTGGGAVLNVARPAPADPVVVVGLGGVGMAAVLAARALGVRRIVAVDTVAAKLDQARDLGATEAWTPDELVERGVRAPYVIECAGHPSAFETAFAATAPGGTTVTVGLPSPAARAAISPLTVTAEARTVVGSYLGSAVPARDIPRYAQMWRDGILPVDRLISSRIGLDRINEAMDLLADGTTVRQVVVLD from the coding sequence ATGAGGATCACCGGCGCGGTGCTCGAGGAGATCGGCCGGCCCCGGCCGTACGCCGTCTCGCGGCCGATCACCGTGGCCGAGCTGGAGCTCGGGGAGCCCGGCCCGACCGAGCTCCTCGTCAAGGTCGAGGCGGCGGGCGTGTGCCACTCGGACCTCAGCGTGGTCGACGGCAACCGGGTCCGCCCCACACCGATGCTGCTCGGCCACGAGGCGGCCGGCATCGTCGTCCGCACGGGTGCCGCGGTCACCGACGTCGCGCCGGGCCAGCGCGTGGTGATGTCGTTCCTGCCGCGCTGCGAGCAGTGCGAGGCCTGCGGGCAGGGCGGTCGCATGCCCTGCCCGGCAGGCACCGCCGCCAACAACGCCGGTGCGCTGCTGCACGGGTCCCGGCGCCTCACCCGTCCCGGCGGCGAGACGGTCCAGCACCACCTCGGGGTCTCGGGCTTCGCCACCCACGCGGTGATCGACCGCGCCTCGGCCGTCCCCGTGGACGCCGACATCCCGCCCGACGTGGCGGCGGTGCTCGGGTGCGCCGTCCTCACCGGCGGCGGCGCGGTCCTCAACGTCGCCCGGCCGGCCCCGGCGGACCCCGTCGTCGTGGTCGGTCTGGGCGGGGTCGGCATGGCGGCGGTCCTGGCCGCCCGGGCGCTGGGGGTCCGGCGGATCGTCGCGGTGGACACCGTCGCCGCCAAGCTGGACCAGGCCCGGGACCTCGGCGCCACCGAGGCCTGGACGCCGGACGAGCTGGTCGAGCGCGGCGTCCGGGCGCCGTACGTCATCGAGTGCGCGGGTCACCCCAGCGCCTTCGAGACGGCCTTCGCGGCGACCGCCCCCGGCGGCACGACCGTCACCGTCGGGCTGCCCTCCCCCGCCGCCCGCGCGGCGATCTCGCCGCTGACCGTCACCGCGGAGGCCCGCACCGTCGTCGGCAGCTACCTCGGCTCGGCCGTCCCCGCGCGCGACATCCCCCGCTACGCGCAGATGTGGCGCGACGGCATCCTGCCGGTGGACCGGCTGATCTCGTCGCGGATCGGCCTGGACCGGATCAACGAGGCGATGGACCTCCTCGCCGACGGTACGACGGTCCGGCAGGTCGTCGTGCTCGACTGA